A genomic segment from Antedon mediterranea chromosome 6, ecAntMedi1.1, whole genome shotgun sequence encodes:
- the LOC140052148 gene encoding uncharacterized protein: MQYLQWKIADEFKTVLESVESRRVITELGIVTMTLEDIDKNQQMHSTEKQNINKMDISEALTDVIVQAVADDRVTMDISEALTDVIVKAVAVDRGTMDLSEALTDVIVKAVADDRLTFGVYDSAMKIDKECDDVLVCIQVENPELDVALQIHLTLLEAYCHECDIKLVKVTNQGHLAKLLDSVRAKNKNGTDLDHEDIVCMVVQEPHDSDEDRFTEIYHTQKYNWHPHVSL, translated from the exons ATGCAATATTTACAGTGGAAAATTGCTGATGAGTTCAAAACAGTGTTGGAATCGGTTGAAAGTAGACGTGTTATTACAGAGCTTGGAATTGTAACTATGACTTTAGAAGATATCGACAAAAATCAACAAATGCATTCTACGGAAAAGCAAAA CATTAATAAAATGGATATATCTGAAGCATTGACGGACGTTATAGTGCAAGCAGTAGCAGATGACCGGGTCACAATGGATATATCTGAAGCATTGACGGACGTTATCGTGAAAGCAGTAGCCGTTGACAGGGGCACAATGGATTTATCCGAAGCATTGACGGACGTTATCGTGAAAGCAGTAGCCGATGACAGACTCACATTTGGAGTTTATGATTCTGCCATGAAAATTGACAA agAGTGTGATGATGTGCTTGTGTGTATACAAGTGGAAAACCCAGAATTGGATGTTGCACTTCAAATACATCTTACATTATTGGAAGCTTATTGTCATGaatgtgacattaaattggTCAAAGTGACCAATCAAGGACATTTAGCAAAGTTACTTGACAGTGTGCGTGCTAAAAACAAGAATGGTACGGATCTAGATCATGAAGATATTGTGTGCATGGTAGTACAG gAGCCACATGATTCAGATGAAGACAGATTTACAGAAATATATCATACACAGAAGTACAATTGGCACCCTCATGTTTCCTTATAA